The Streptococcus sp. VT 162 genome has a window encoding:
- a CDS encoding cysteine desulfurase: protein MGKYDFTSLPNRFGHHTYKWKEAEADREVLPAWIADMDFVVLPEVRQAVQAYADQLVYGYTYASDDLIESVQDWEVSQHGYHFDKDALVFIEGVVPAISTAIQAFTKEGEAVLINTPVYPPFARSVKLNNRRLITNSLVEKDGLFEIDFDQLEKELVEEDVKLYILCNPHNPGGRVWEKEVLEKIGHLCQKHGVLLVSDEIHQDLALFGHKHQSFNTIDPDFKNFALILSSATKTFNIAGTKNSYAVIENPKLRVAFQKRQLANNQHEISGLGYLATEAAYRYGKDWLGELKEVIENHINYVVDVLGNETKIKVMKPQGTYLIWLDFSAYDLTDDRLQELLKNEAKVILNRGLDFGEEGTLHARLNVAMPKTLLEEVCQRIVTTFDTL, encoded by the coding sequence ATGGGAAAATATGATTTTACAAGCCTGCCCAATCGTTTTGGGCATCATACCTATAAATGGAAAGAAGCAGAAGCTGACCGAGAAGTTCTACCAGCCTGGATAGCAGATATGGACTTTGTGGTTTTGCCTGAGGTTCGACAAGCTGTACAAGCCTACGCAGATCAGTTGGTCTATGGCTATACTTATGCTAGTGATGATTTGATTGAGTCGGTTCAGGACTGGGAAGTCAGTCAACACGGGTATCACTTTGACAAGGATGCCCTCGTCTTTATAGAGGGAGTGGTACCAGCTATTTCAACAGCTATTCAAGCCTTTACAAAAGAGGGAGAGGCTGTTCTGATTAACACACCGGTCTATCCACCTTTTGCCCGCAGTGTCAAACTGAACAATCGCAGATTGATTACCAATTCTTTGGTGGAAAAGGATGGGCTGTTTGAGATTGACTTTGATCAGTTGGAGAAGGAATTGGTGGAAGAGGATGTGAAGCTTTATATCCTTTGCAATCCCCACAATCCTGGTGGACGTGTTTGGGAAAAGGAAGTGTTAGAAAAGATTGGGCATCTCTGCCAAAAACATGGTGTTTTGTTGGTTTCAGATGAGATTCACCAAGATTTGGCCCTCTTTGGTCACAAACACCAGTCTTTTAATACCATTGATCCAGACTTTAAAAACTTTGCCCTTATCTTGAGCAGTGCCACTAAAACCTTTAATATTGCTGGAACGAAAAATTCCTATGCTGTCATTGAAAATCCAAAGCTTCGAGTTGCATTCCAGAAACGCCAGTTGGCCAATAACCAGCATGAAATTTCAGGCTTGGGGTATTTGGCGACAGAAGCTGCCTACCGTTATGGCAAGGACTGGTTAGGAGAACTAAAAGAAGTCATAGAGAACCACATTAACTATGTAGTGGATGTTTTGGGCAACGAAACCAAGATTAAGGTCATGAAACCACAAGGTACCTACTTGATCTGGCTTGATTTTTCAGCCTATGACCTAACGGATGATCGCTTGCAAGAGCTTCTGAAGAATGAAGCCAAGGTCATCTTGAACAGAGGTTTGGACTTTGGGGAGGAGGGAACTCTTCATGCCCGCCTCAATGTTGCTATGCCTAAAACACTTTTGGAAGAAGTTTGCCAACGCATCGTGACCACTTTTGATACACTTTAA